ACAGAGGGTTATTGGAAGAAGCAGAAACAAATTACAAATAACAAACATGTCAATACATTGAAACGACCCGGTTATTGCTACATGTAATTCCAACCCAACTGGTTCCACAAGGATCAGCGCCTTCCCAGCTACTAGGAGGCTTGGTCCATTCAGCCTTCAGGGCTTGTAAAGCAGGACCTGCACCAAAATTTCAAACTAGTTCAGAATTGAAATTTTTGTATCTAGAAACAGTGATCAGCGTCTATTTGATTATACTTACCGTCAAAACCATTTGTGAGAGCAGAGACGGACAAAATttggaagaaaagaaagatcagGAGCATAAAGGCTCCAATTCTTGAACTCATCTTCAATCCGTCAGTGTAACTCTTTTCTGTTCCTACTTTTTCTAATCCGTCAACGTAACACAACTTATGAAAGACTGTAATGTTTACAAAAGGAGGACTTCGaacaatttaattaaaaatatatatgaaataaggTGTGGACCATAAAAACCTTAGTCAACTTGAAATAGCCGATAATGGGATTTTAGAAGGTTTCAATTCAGTAGGGTTATGGGTAGGAACAAATCATGAACAATACATTAAAGAAAACATATGAGTTGTCGTGATGCGAACCTTTTGTGGGACCTCTTTACATCTACTATACTTAATACACTCAATTattgatttcaaaattaaatatctcCAAACGTATTACTAcctccgttcccgaaagtaagatgttttagatttttttcttgttccacaaagatagattttctatattgttaaggtacttttttatacttttgaggaacattaattgagaatatttgaattgattaaattttattggtggaaagttattgaaaagtgtataaaaaagtaaaaaataaattaaattataaacatttattaaattcttaataagcgtgcatactctagaaaatcttactttcaggaacagagggagtatttgtTAGCCCAAAACATTTTAGTATCTTCATTCCTCCTCTAGACTGCAAgaaatcattttaatattttatagtatgtaagaagctttatttggatacgtGAAAAATCACCggaaagttaaataaatctaataggagctAGGATGAAAAAGCTATCCCACTATAAATACCGAATAGAGGAGAAAGGAGAAAGGAGAACCAGAAACACACAGAATTTTACGTTTTAGACTTGCAAGAGGAATCCAAATTAGTGTATACAAAGCCCCAAAACAACAAAGGTAAGTTGATTAAGGTTGAAGGCCAACTTTGGTTCCTTCAGATTTTTTCAGCTAGCGTGAATATTATTGGCAGGTGATCCACTTTGGTATTTCCATTTAGTACACGCTACAATCAATAATTTCAAAGAATGGTACTAGAGAATGGTTAAAAAGTaagtaaaattgaaaaagttcattatcctccatcttgactcaataaaacatataaaactaaagctcaaaacaaaacacaatatcATATCAGTAGAACCTCCTCCAGACTTAAATAACATTGTCCCCACTGTTATACAATATAAGATTGGTgggaaaataaatcataaagaCACAATTTAACAAGGAAAACAGTATACATGCTCGCTGATGGTGAGCGTCGATCGGCACAGTTAAGTGGCAATCGATCGATACTCGTGATGCTTTGTCGATCGATAATGGCCAGTTGTCGTCAATCGTTGCTGGTATATCAACTCCTCTTCCTTGGATCTTTTTATGAACAGTGACACTGCtatagtgtcgatcgacgactCTGCTATAGTGTCGTTCGACATTgttcatcttattttttttacttaccTATCAGTGGGTTGCCTCTTACTCAGCGCTTATTTTCAGCCACTAGCTTAACTTCTGGAGATCTGATTCAGACCGGATGAGAACTTGCTCCAACAAAAGTCTCAATGTCTACTCTTTGAagctttatcattttttttgtgaaagccTCCACagactcttctcctttgtctatcatctcagcaataagGAGTGCTTGAAGCTTTGCGAATGGCTGTGAGAAGTGAGGAATCAATGATAACTGAGGACCGCCCTAggtccttttcctcttcttccagttcttcctcttctttccccCCAGACTTGTCTGGTCGTGTGGTGGTGCCTCTATCAAAAAGATTTCGACACACTTCAAACTCCTTCTGATCTGATACACGTccaatgtcgatcgacgatgaagtggtagtgtcgatcgatgttgtttCTGTTGGGGCTGTGTCGACGTCACTTATATGTCTCAACCCTCTCTCAAAAACTAGTGCATACATATGATCATCAAATTTCCCAATGTAAGAACCTAGATGCACGCTTCTATTTGTTGGAATAGGAGATTCAACTTCAAATACAATGCATGGGACCACAAACTTCACATGGTCATGTATCCTCTTGACTCTTTTGTGAAACCCAGCAGCTTCTTCTGTGCATATAGGTGGTCTCGGATGTTCGGGGACAGCAAGGTGTGAGGTCGTAGACGTGTGCATTCTCTCCTCAACTACTTTCAGCCCAACTGTGACCTTGGCAGGTCGTCCAAcgatgggtgtcgatcgatatcattagGTGGATGTCGATCGGTATCAGGTGGGCggggtcgatcgatgttgggttggcggtgtcgatcgatgctggccTTTGGAGAAGTTTCCAGATCTCTTCTTGTAGTGTGATGATCGTCATAAAGCTTTATCTTCGAGTCATGGCCCAAATCTCAAGGTTGTGCTTTATCCTCTAACTTCAAGAAATCCTATGGCTCTAAGAAATCTTCCATAGTGATCTATTTATCAATATCCCAATCTTCAAGATTTTCTCCCTCCTCTAGATCCAAAAATTCTTCTAGCTCCAAGAAATCTTCCATAGTGATCTCTCTGTTTACATCTAAGGAAAGATAGCTGCTTGGTATATCGATGCTCTCTGGTGTCGAGTCTGTAATGTCCTGAGGAAACCTCGAACCTTCAGGGATTTCAAGTGGTGTCTATCAAGAATAAGAgattgtgtcgatcgacacgatcgatgttgaggtggtattgtcgatcgatgttaagGTGATGATGGTGTTGATTGATGCTGAAGCCGTAGCATCATCTGCTTGTTGAACCTGAATGTCTGGTTTCTTGATGTGAGTGCTCATGGTTTCAAATTCTCCTTTCTGCTAATTGTAGACAACACCCAACATCTGACTGAAACTAGACATCAATTCCCTCTCCTGATCATCAATCATCTTGTCCAACATATAATCAAGCTTTCTATGTCGAGTTGCTGCAGCTTCTCTGAATAATTTGATGAGGAAGGCATTTTTAATGTCCTCCCAACAGGTTAGAGATCCTTGCTGCAGTTGACTGAACAAGCTAAATGCACCCCCTAAGAGAAAGTGAGGGAAAATCTTGCAGAGAATGTGTGTGGTCTACATATACATCATTGCTCGCTCTCTGAGGCTAACTTCTCAAGCTCCTTGATGTGGTTTCTAGGATCTTCATGAGGAAGACCATGTAAGGGGTCTTGACCTACCCAATCATACCATTCGCGGCTCAGATCAAAGTCATTCATCTCTGCAGCAACAATCACATAAGGGATTACAGCATCATGTGCATTAATCAGTTGTCATGCGCTGTTGCGAATGCGGCCTTCTTCGTCTCGTAAGAACCCATTTTCATCAAAACTCAGTATGAGTACTTCGATATTCTCTGTCTCCATCCCATTCGGCGCCGGATGAATAGTACCAGGATGAACAGTGTTGGAGTAAACATTGTTGGATAAATAGTATCGTTCGGCATGGGATGAACAGTGTAGTAAGGTGCTTGGTTAAAGTTGTCGATCGCTGCTGCTCCTAGACTTACGGATCGTGCGTGAATTAGCATGCTCCTTCTTTGAAGAACCCAAATATCCTCTCATCATAGTTTTTCATGGTACTAATATGTATGTACCTGAACAGAagaatttattttatgttaataaaCTAATATAGAAAAACCTAGATTAAATCAAACCAACTGAGTCTAATGGCGATCCAatgctccccggcaacggcgccaaatttgatgtcactcaaattaccctaaggagtgactttactctctcaaataagaggttcagtggTAGTAATTggggatcaaattcacagggagcaTGAACACACAATAAACTCAATACAGTAGGCAAACaattatgaaaacaataaataaagtaaacatggtgaacaaggtagttgttcagttgattgatgagttgtttgatggaaggaggGTTGCCagacttagggtttcaatcAGGTTATCATGACTTTATCAATAAATGCTAAGGGTTGATCCTAGAACTCGAATTCATATAAGTAAGTAAACCAGCTCTCGCATGCGCTTACTAACAGATGCCTGGAACCATGTGATTCCAGTTGTTGCATGCGAACTTATGAACGAGCGCCGATCGATACTATAGAGTGAGTGTCGATCAACACTCGTTCCAGAAAAGCGTTAAGAGCCAATTCGATTTGTTCACTAAGTTATCTAAATCAGCTTTCGCATGCACTTAGCAACCTAGCTCAACAAGACTCAAGTCAAGTAGTAGACCAGCTGTCGCGTGCGCCTAACTATCCTATGATCATGTttctagttaattactctagaaacaagcagtaagaacaatcctaTTAAATAATCTATTAAAGCACCCTAGCATATCTATATTTCAGAAGAAcatcaaaaccctagaaaaccTAGATCTAGCAGGTGAATCTATTCACACCTGATAGTTGTCACagaaaatcatagatgaatatatataaaatagaaagaaatatgaaaaacaaaagagttccaagaggactctAAAGGAGTTACTCTCTTCTTTCCTAAcataaactaagaaaaaaatatgtaaagaaagcgtagccgtcaactATGGcttaaaaacacataaatagggttcTGAGTCGTTTATCGGCATTCTGGTAAGTTGTTGTGACTTCTGGGCATAAGTCGGTCTTCAAATATACTTGTCCAGTATTTTTGGATCTCCGTCGATTGACAGCAAAGCtgtgtcatcgatcgacattccttCATATcttcgacagcttcctcttgcgAGGCAGACgtaccactcttcagtaaaacgggcataacttctgctacagaatgcggattgacctcaaaccggtggcattgaaaagataaatcaaatatatatcttgtatcaaAAACATCAGCTTAATCTCACCGTGGTAAAGTATCTATCCATAGATAAACATCTGATGCATCTGTGCAGTTCTACACctcaaaggctccaaaatcaccaaagttttcTAGAACGTACCTAAACCTGAAAATACTCTAAAACGGACTCCAAAAACATATACTAGACTCTAAAACAACTATATATCATGGTCTAAAAGTGGTATAATGTATGgtatatcaaaactcaaaagagaAGAAGCTGAAAGTTGcagatttttatttgctttccTTCCTAAACGATGTTGTTTTCTTACTGTTTTTTATGCCTGATAAAATGAATAATTACCACATAATATTCACTTAATACCACGTACTACACTATAAAACACGTAAGCAACATATAACGGACATCCAATTTTCTATAACGTTTTACCAACAAAAATCGGATCAATGTATGCAAAAGCCATTATTAATAAGTTTGTGTATCgaatttgaatgtttttgttgTTGACGTATGAATTGCCCAACCATAGAGTTCGTATACTGATCGGGACCGTTCGATCTTGTTGACGTATGAACATGTTGATTTGCCGTTATAAATAGCAtggttgtactagttatactagttctACTGAATCTgtttttataacatattattacTAGTTGAACTAGTTTCAGTCTTTTAAATGCACTAGATGATACACTACATATATAATTTCTACTTATTTTTTAGTTCAACCCTGTCATAATAATTTCCAAAACAATTTTCAATTGACTTGTTTACCGATCTTTGCGCGTCATTGTCAATAGCAGCCTCGGGTGTGCGTGAATATCTGTTGTTATATCCATTCTCCTCATCATTGTCTTCTACACGATGTGAATGACTCTTTATGGAAGAGTTTGAAACTGAAAGTGAGGTTACTGGAGGTTACCTGGATTCCCCACCTCAGTAGGTGCTTGACTAGGTGATTTTTGGGGCTGACTCCAAAGCGTTGGGCTTGCCGTAGCCTCATTATCGGGCTGCGAAGACAATTTCGTTGATGGTGCCAGGGAATGACAGCCTTGACGGTCCGGTGGAGATGCTGCCGCTTCTCTCACGCGGTTCCAAACCCACTTGGTTGGATTCGAGGGGGACCCACCGTTGACACCACTTTCttgctttctcttcttttctgcGGCCTCACTCTTCTTCTCCGCCAGTTCACTATTCTTCTTCGCTgcgtctctctctttcttcacgGCGTCTCCTCTTTTCCGCtgccacttctcttctctttACGGTGGCGTTGTTCTTCTTATTTTCCGCCGCACCTGTGTTTTTCCTCGCCGGTGAGTCGCTCTTCTTCTCTGGCGctccttccttcttcttctttccggTGAGTCGAGTTTTTGGCGACATTGCTGGATGTCTCACACAAAATTGGAGATGGAGATGagatttaatatgattgatgCTTGAATCTGAGTTTAATTACTGATTAGAGGAATTTGAGAGGAAAGATAGAGGGATGAGATCGTGGTTGGTTATGGGAGTTTCGAAATCGAAACTGAGAGATTTGGAATTTAGGGTTAGAAAGTGGGGTTGGGTTGGTTGGTTTGGATGATTGAGTTTGTAAATAAGTTAAAGTTCTTAGGTTTTATGGTCCTTTCTTcctatttgtatttttttactcattttttaaatagtaaaacaagaggttcatattagatttttttttttatacctTGTGGTCTATTCCAGCAATTTTCTAGGtgggaaacaaaaacaaaacatgcaAATTCAGACATTTGAAGTATTACGTCagttacaaaatatttgaaaataacacaACCGATCATTGGGGTTCGAGCTTTGAAGCTGGGAAATTCCCACTGTACTCAAACGAGTCCTTTCCATAAGGATCACCGGATCCTTTGATAGCTTCCTCGTACGTTCTCGAAGAAGATGCTGAATCAACGTTCGGGTTTAAACCCGCAAGCTGCATTATGTTCTCAATCTCTTTGACAACCTCACCCATGGATGGTCTATTCACTCCTTCCTCCTCCACGCATCTCAGAGCCAAATCTACATACTTCTCAAACCCTTTAAGGTTGCTGCTGCTTGCGATGATTGTAGTGTCCATCAGTTCTTGGAGGTCATACAAACTTCTGGTCTTGTTCATCTTCGTCTTCACCTCTCTCACCACGTATTTACCTCTCTCTATTGGACTTTTACCGGTTAACAGCTCAAGCATCACCACACCAAACCCATACACGTCACTCTTCTCAGTCAACTGATTTGTCATGTAATACTCAGGATCCAAGTATCCCTAATTACAGAGAGtacttttatattaaaaatatatgagaaAGATATTGAAATATTATGATTGATTCGCTACTCACCATAGTTCCTTTCACCTGTGTTGTCACATGTGTTTTCTCAGGGTCTCCCACAATTTTGGAGAGGCCGAAATCAGCAACCTTAGCAGTAAGATTTTCATCAAGTAATATATTGTTTGATTTGATGTCTCTGTGTATAATTGGAGGATCAGCAAGCTCATGAAGATAAGCTAGACCCTTCCCTGAACCAAGTGCTATTTTAAGCCTTCTTGTCCAATCAAGTCTAATCCCACTCTTACCTGCATTATTACAAAATTCAGCACCCAAAACTGGCAGAAATTCCGCAAAGACAgaggtttggtatataacctgATAGACTGTCTCTAAGAGATCCATTTGGAATGTACTCGTACACCAGCATTTGTTCCCTTCTATCGAAACAGAAGCCCAAAAGTCTGACAACATTCTTATGATGGACTCTAGAAAGAAGTTCAATCTCAGTTTTGAACTCCAAGCCTCCTTGCAAAGATCCTTGTTGAGCCCTTTTGATGGCTATGAGTTGTCCAGAGGGAAGAATCCCTCTGTAAACCTGTTTCACCATCAGAATTTCAACGAAGGCCATGTATGTATCATTTGAATTGATTCCATTGCAAAGACACAAACCTTGCCATAACCTCCACCCCCAACATCATTTGCCTCTGAAAAGTTTTCTGTACATTTCTTCAACTCTTCAAAAGTAAAAGATTTTGCTCCCATTAGCTGCGGAGCATCAATACTGCTCTTGCTCGTACTCCACTTGGCTGAAACATACAAAATGAAGATGTAAGCATTTTAAGTCTTAAGGGACAAATCTTTTGTAGTAAACTTACCAAAAGGATTGTTTTGATCAGTTGCTTTGTCTGCTCTCTTCCTTTGCCTGAGAGCGTAAACCCCAGCTAAAGTTAACAACAACAGAAGAACCACAGCGCCAACTGCTGCTCCGATTATAATGCCCATGTTTGATGAGCTGGGACCTCCTCTATCTGTGGCAAAAAAATAACTGAGCCATATTGATCAATACAGATTCTGTTTGACTGCGTGTGTTGATCATACCAGAGAATTGGTTGTAAGGATTGGCTCTGAATATGTAAGGGCCAAATCTAGGAGGAGGTTTGTAAGTCTGATTGCTAAAGGCAAAATTAACAAGTGACATTCCACTCTCATTAAAACTCTCTCTGCCCAATGGAAAGACTAAGAGATCTATTAGAAGCTGATGATCGGTAGCGTTCTCTCTTATGTTTCTGATGGCTACAGAGTCCACAGGATAACTCAATTTCTTAAAGAAATCTGCTATAGCCTTCTGGAGAATTTCGAAGTTGGTGGAGTTGAACAACCCTGAGAAGGAAGGAGAACCAAAGTAGAGTGTTCCTATGATTGGATGCGCGCAGCGGCACGAGGGACTTGCTTCCCTGCCCTGATCACACGGAAGGCATGCAGGTGGGATTGTAGAATATGAGGTATTTGGTTGGATTGCTGAGCAGTAACTTGGCCTGTTACCCAACTCCTGGCACACTGGATTATCTGCCAACCTGTAGATATATAAACAGACATAAGCaaacaattgataaaaaaaaaacattttgatttCTGATCAGGATACATACATTACTTGGATGCGTGTGTTAGAAGATGGTTGTTTATAAACATCTATGTTGTTGTATTGTAAATTAACAAACTCCAACTGGTTGCTGAAGCTGGCACCAAAGTCTAACGTTGAAtctatttgatttttctttaggATACTGCAAGTCAAAAAGCACAAGAAGTACATATCTCATCTCACACCATGAGTTGATTTTCTGTTTCATATATTGTTTGACTTACACGGTCTGTAACTGAGGAGGGCTGAAAAATGAATTTGATATCGAACCATTAAGTTTGATCCCTTCCATCCTTCTGAAAAGGAGAAGGCCATTTGTTCTTAGAGAATATACACTTggagatcaagaagaagaagagagatatAAGGGAAATTCTCATACAATGTTGCCAGGGAGCGTAATGAAGAGATCCATGATGGTATAGGTGATGATTCTAAAGTATTATTGCTCACATCTctgttatataaaaaaaaatcacatcatGGCATTAGATTGATTGATTATGAAGGCTCgataagggcatctccaaccctactccTTTTTTTCCTCCGTAATGGAGTAAAAATGGagtatagagtaaaaaatggtACAACCCAACTTCATATCTCATTTTGTAATGTAGTTTACGTCATAAATGGAgtaacttattttttgtttgttcattattctattatgaaatgaaaaatagagTTGGGTTAGAgcatttttactctatattctcttttattctattttggaaaaaaaatagagttttacatTGAAAAATGGCGTAGAGTTTGAGttgaattaattatatattctaaaaaaCTTACAATGTGTAAGccttttattcaaaaaaaaaaacttacaatgtGTAGAGACTGGTCAAACTAGTTAGACTTGGAAGAGTACCAGTAAATTCGTTGTTGGCCAAGTACCTGAAATTAATTCAACTCAAACTCTACCATTTTCTATTTATATCTACAAACACAGAACACAACTTTAGTTGTTCACTTACAGTTCTTGAAGACTTGTGAGATTATTAAGACTTGTAGGAATATTGCCAGTTAGTTTATTCCTATCAAGGCGTCTGTAATGGAGAGTGAAGCATAGTATGAGAATAAACAATGTGGCCATgtgagataaataaaaaatttgaacaaaGCTTTACTACTTACAACACTGTCAACGTCTTAACGAGGCTGAGTGTGTCCGGGATTTTTCCCGTGAATTGGTTCCCATCGAATAGCCTATggatcaaacaaaacaaaaaaatgtagtCATTTTTTTAGTTACAAGTCTCAGATTGTGCAAACTCTCATCTTTCATAAGTAACATGAAGCTTACACATGTATCAAAGTCATTTTGGAACTGAAAAGGTTTTCTGGGATATGGCCCGAAAGCTTGTTTTTTCCAAAATGGCTGATGGAGAAAGTGAAGGACAGTCAGACTAAATAGTATATACTAAAACGAGTGATTACACACCTAAGAAGTTAAAGATCGAAAGATTTGagattatatatacaaatgctTAGTTTCAAGAAGCATATCAAGTCCAGGTAAAGAAGTCCCATTAGAAACTGGAAGCGTTCCCTCAATCTGATTGTCAGCTATATCAAACCAATATAGTTTCGATAACCGTCCAATGGAAACCGGAATTGTTCCACTGAATTGATTTAAATTTAGGGATCTGTATCGAGGAAACACACAAATTAATACTGATGGCTTTAGAGAGGTTTGAGAGTGAAAattggattaaaaaaaacaaaaaaagagacaaACCAAATCTTACAGATATATAAGTTGTTCTAATTTTCCAATGGACTCAGGGATTTGACCAGTGAAACTACATCCTACAAGGATCCTGGAGAGTAAAACAGAGTTAGCTAAAATAGGAAATAAGACAAGGAGAAATATACACTaacaaaaactctataaattaatagtaCTGAATcataacattttattaatttatagttatcaatttacaaaaaaaattgtttttaaattttttattttagagtgTTTTTACTTCtaaactaagaaaataattaagtttATGTTATATTCATTTACATGTTCGTTTTTGTATGCAGACAGTGCATTTAGATGACAATATTCAAATGTTGTTTGTTTGAATACTATTTATCAACATTTAGATATTGCATATGGATGCTACATTTGTATCTCAAAATTAAAAAGACTTAAACACCCTtcaatacaattataaaaattaattatattaatcatgatgattattatataatattttcaattacaaaatcaagtttttcagGAAAACTAAAAATCAGGTTTTTTCACAGAAactgaaaaatcaaaattttcggccaaaaccagaaaatcgagttttctgtCAAAACTACATTTTCTGCCAAACggcaaaatctagttttttccaccaaaacaaaaaaaaaattgaattttcctACCAATACAGGAAAGTCGAGCTTTTCATTTGGAATCGGTAAATCGAGTTTTCACATCGAAACCGAAAATTGATCTTTCTGCCAAAACTAGAAAATCACATTTTCCACTAGAACAAAAAATTGACTTTTCCCACCAAAATCagaaattatgttttcttgtcaAAAGTGTAAAATCAGGTTTTCTTGCCAAAACATCAAAACTAGTCTTTCCTCCTAAAATCGCAAAATCACGTTTTTGTGCGGAAACCAGAAGATCAAGTTTTTTCACCGAAACcgataaatcaaaattttccgccaaaactagAAATAGAGTTTTCCACCAAACCGTGAAATTAGGTTTTTCCGTTCAAACCTTAAAATCACAATTTTCACCGAAATTACAAATTGTGTTTTTCAGTCAAAACTGCAAAAGTAAATTTCTtgcaaaaattacaaaatttattttaaatatatttattgaaatattattattaattcattattaacatttttatgaACCGTCCACAAATTTGTCAAAACTAGTTAGGGCAAACTTTGTCATAAAGACCTCACAATTGTTTTGTTGGCTATTTCCGCCACACTAATGTGACAAACTGTGACAAAATTTGGTTACAACTTAGAATGTCACCATTTTTTGATGAAAGAATTACTAAAtggtgatagaccatggatttgactcacttttacccatggtttataagtgttttaactactaattattatattgtagagtctatttaatatatttataggatcagaagtgatttggaggaaagtgatgattttggagcattttggagatatttggagtaagcacccgagatgaccatcgagcacgaccatcggtcgacactgaggaagaataatcgattgATGTTCACAttttgacatcgatcgacagcgaagcgcgcagaaagctcgtttggtcacagccggcTTAGAGCCTAAGTCTTTAcctatttacaagattacccctgacgagttttaacctaattatataagctttgccaacatgttagatgCAAAGTGTGCtttgttgttttattattttcacagcaaagattttctaggatttttagtagattggagagaagatccaaagagatttgtgattggaactccattaatatctatctatttatctaatACAGTTTTCATACcttattgttgttatgaattgtttagccatgtctgagtagttctcttgttagatttagggtttaaataggttataagggattagccccaactatagattgctaagttgtgatattcatctttaggattgtcattaatgcttgtttctagattagctacctagaatttgccctaggagttgtagacataagcgatagcttgcatctcaccctgaattcatcctaactgagctaagattgGTAGAGTATGtgagagctgatctaggaaacttagtgagcatattcaatccgcgcattaacgcttgaccaagaGCGTCGATCAATATTCCAACGAATAATTGGTCGacgtttcaacaagtgtatcgatcgatattcctatagaatactcgatcgacactggtcaatag
The window above is part of the Brassica napus cultivar Da-Ae chromosome C3, Da-Ae, whole genome shotgun sequence genome. Proteins encoded here:
- the LOC106388504 gene encoding leucine-rich repeat receptor protein kinase HPCA1 isoform X3, whose translation is MSSRIGAVMLLIFLFFKFFSVSALTNGFDGAALQALKAEWTKPPSSWEGDDPCGTSWVGITCISDRVVSISLGNLNVEGKLSGDIAALSELQILDLSYNTGLTGPLPPNIGEAKKLKNLILVGCSFTGQIPESIGKLEQLIYLSLNLNQFSGTIPVSIGRLSKLYWFDIADNQIEGTLPVSNGTSLPGLDMLLETKHFHFGKNKLSGHIPENLFSSKMTLIHVLFDGNQFTGKIPDTLSLVKTLTVLRLDRNKLTGNIPTSLNNLTSLQELYLANNEFTGTLPSLTSLTSLYTLDVSNNTLESSPIPSWISSLRSLATLRMEGIKLNGSISNSFFSPPQLQTVILKKNQIDSTLDFGASFSNQLEFVNLQYNNIDVYKQPSSNTRIQVMLADNPVCQELGNRPSYCSAIQPNTSYSTIPPACLPCDQGREASPSCRCAHPIIGTLYFGSPSFSGLFNSTNFEILQKAIADFFKKLSYPVDSVAIRNIRENATDHQLLIDLLVFPLGRESFNESGMSLVNFAFSNQTYKPPPRFGPYIFRANPYNQFSDRGGPSSSNMGIIIGAAVGAVVLLLLLTLAGVYALRQRKRADKATDQNNPFAKWSTSKSSIDAPQLMGAKSFTFEELKKCTENFSEANDVGGGGYGKVYRGILPSGQLIAIKRAQQGSLQGGLEFKTEIELLSRVHHKNVVRLLGFCFDRREQMLVYEYIPNGSLRDSLSGKSGIRLDWTRRLKIALGSGKGLAYLHELADPPIIHRDIKSNNILLDENLTAKVADFGLSKIVGDPEKTHVTTQVKGTMGYLDPEYYMTNQLTEKSDVYGFGVVMLELLTGKSPIERGKYVVREVKTKMNKTRSLYDLQELMDTTIIASSSNLKGFEKYVDLALRCVEEEGVNRPSMGEVVKEIENIMQLAGLNPNVDSASSSRTYEEAIKGSGDPYGKDSFEYSGNFPASKLEPQ
- the LOC106388504 gene encoding leucine-rich repeat receptor protein kinase HPCA1 isoform X4 codes for the protein MSSRIGAVMLLIFLFFKFFSVSALTNGFDGAALQALKAEWTKPPSSWEGDDPCGTSWVGITCISDRVVSIVFACCRSLGNLNVEGKLSGDIAALSELQILDLSYNTGLTGPLPPNIGEAKKLKNLILVGCSFTGQIPESIGKLEQLIYLSLNLNQFSGTIPVSIGRLSKLYWFDIADNQIEGTLPVSNGTSLPGLDMLLETKHFHFGKNKLSGHIPENLFSSKMTLIHVLFDGNQFTGKIPDTLSLVKTLTVLRLDRNKLTGNIPTSLNNLTSLQELYLANNEFTGTLPSLTSLTSLYTLLADNPVCQELGNRPSYCSAIQPNTSYSTIPPACLPCDQGREASPSCRCAHPIIGTLYFGSPSFSGLFNSTNFEILQKAIADFFKKLSYPVDSVAIRNIRENATDHQLLIDLLVFPLGRESFNESGMSLVNFAFSNQTYKPPPRFGPYIFRANPYNQFSDRGGPSSSNMGIIIGAAVGAVVLLLLLTLAGVYALRQRKRADKATDQNNPFAKWSTSKSSIDAPQLMGAKSFTFEELKKCTENFSEANDVGGGGYGKVYRGILPSGQLIAIKRAQQGSLQGGLEFKTEIELLSRVHHKNVVRLLGFCFDRREQMLVYEYIPNGSLRDSLSGKSGIRLDWTRRLKIALGSGKGLAYLHELADPPIIHRDIKSNNILLDENLTAKVADFGLSKIVGDPEKTHVTTQVKGTMGYLDPEYYMTNQLTEKSDVYGFGVVMLELLTGKSPIERGKYVVREVKTKMNKTRSLYDLQELMDTTIIASSSNLKGFEKYVDLALRCVEEEGVNRPSMGEVVKEIENIMQLAGLNPNVDSASSSRTYEEAIKGSGDPYGKDSFEYSGNFPASKLEPQ